GCGCCTCCGGCCAGGGCCACCTCCATCGCGATAAACCCGCTCTTGTTGCCCATGACCTCGATCACAAAGATGCGCTCCATGCTTTGCGACGTGTCGCGGATCTTGTCGATGGCGTCCAGGGCCGTGTTGATGGCCGTGTCCGAGCTGATGGTGTGGTCTGTGCCGGTGATATCGTTGTCAATGGTGCCGGGGATGCCCACGATAGGAATTTTGTATTTCTCCCACAGTTCCGCGGCCGCGCGGTAAGTCCCGTCCCCGCCGATCACGACCATGCCGTCGATCTTATGCTTCTTCACCGTTTCCGCCGCTTTGGCCATACCTTCCGGCGTGCGGATGCGGGGCGAGCGGGCCGTTTTGAGGATAGTCCCCCCCCGGTTGATGATGTTCGACACCGAGCGGTGGTCCATCTCAATGACCAGGTCGTCGATCAACCCGTCGTAACCTTTCATGATCCCGACAATTTTTAATCCCTGGGAAAGGGCCGACCGGACAACACTGCGAATCCCGGCGTTCATACCGGGCCCGTCACCGCCGGCGGTGGTGATGGCGAGGGTGTGGATGGGCATGGGGGAAGTCTCCTTTAATAAAATGTTAGGGGTTTTAAAGTTAACATTTGCACATTAATAGGGCCTCAAGAACACTACCCAAGGACATTACTTTGCTTGTCCCTGCGTAATCCTCAGCCCCTTAATCCATATTTTGGGTATTCGATAGTATCCTTTTTTAGGATCATGCTTTATAAGACCGATGGAAATCAAATCATTTGTTACAACTTTCCAATCTGCACCAAAAAGTTTTTCAAGGCTCTGGGAACTATGTATAGAATATCCTCCCTCAAGTTTAAGAATGCTATCTCGCTTATGCGGAAACTCTGCCATTAAAATTTTATTTCTTTTTTCAACAGATAGTTGCTCAAGCGCACTTTTCAAAGATTTTGCACTAATCAAATACTCTCTATCGGTTGCATTCAATTGAAAGTCGTTATATTCTTCCGCTTTCGCAAGATTAAAGAGATCTATAATATCCCTTGGGGTCACTATCCCATTCCCATCGGACAAAACATTCATTAGCCAATCAAGCGTAGAGACTTTCCCTATCTTTTTGGGGAGCATGCCATAGAAAACTTTTTCTCTATAATTGGGATCATTCTCCAATGCTTCATGATTAATTGAAAAATATTGCGCCATGCCCACATTCGAAAAGGCCCTTTTTACAATTAGACGCAGAATCGTTTCTTTTGCCCATCGCATTGTTGAAGACGCCCTATCCGTGACGTGTGTAAGCGCTGTAAACCCCCCTTGCGAGGTTGCCAGCTGTTCAATAATGTCGTCCCTAAGAAATACTTTAATCCTTAATTCGGGCTCGGACAAATTGTATGCCGCCCTTAGCAAACCTTTCAGGCCATTTTCCTCTTCCTGGGATCGTCTCGGAAAAACCTCATCTAAACGATCCAACATAATCCAAATTCTAAATTTCTGCGCTTTTAATAATGAACACAGGATAGAACGGATGTCCCCAATATATCTCGGCTTTTCTGTATTTTGTTTTTCATTAAATTCTATCCCCATCGCTGGCTTATATGTAGTACTGCCGTCTAACTTATGGTTGACAGCAACGCCTGGTTCAATTCTCCTCACAGAAGGGAACTTCCTCACAATAGATTCGACAATACCTAAAAGCCCAGACTTGCGTTCATATGGGATATCGAGGCTCCCCCACAAGGCCTCAAGGTTTTCAGCCTCCGATGCATTCGATATAATTGCCTGCAGCTTTTTATCTCGATTGATCGAATCCCTTATGAGTGACAAAAAATATAAAGTCCAGAATTTCTC
This sequence is a window from Candidatus Omnitrophota bacterium. Protein-coding genes within it:
- the pfkA gene encoding 6-phosphofructokinase, which produces MPIHTLAITTAGGDGPGMNAGIRSVVRSALSQGLKIVGIMKGYDGLIDDLVIEMDHRSVSNIINRGGTILKTARSPRIRTPEGMAKAAETVKKHKIDGMVVIGGDGTYRAAAELWEKYKIPIVGIPGTIDNDITGTDHTISSDTAINTALDAIDKIRDTSQSMERIFVIEVMGNKSGFIAMEVALAGGAEDVIIPELEFDYEEMFHRMKEGHKAGKANWLVVTAEGAAKAVDVAEKITKGTGLETRCTVLGHIQRGGVPVASDRVLATRLGNAAVNLLVKGEYGKAVGILKNEINVVDLKDARRTSNLRIDEYYRLIKTLT